A portion of the Streptomyces sp. NBC_00376 genome contains these proteins:
- the rpoB gene encoding DNA-directed RNA polymerase subunit beta, protein MAASRNASTANTNNGASTAPLRISFAKIKEPLEVPNLLALQTESFDWLLGNAAWKARVEAALDSGQNVPTKSGLEEIFEEISPIEDFSGSMSLTFRDHRFEPPKNSIDECKERDFTFAAPLFVTAEFTNNETGEIKSQTVFMGDFPLMTNKGTFVINGTERVVVSQLVRSPGVYFDSSIDKTSDKDIFSAKIIPSRGAWLEMEIDKRDMVGVRIDRKRKQSVTVLLKALGWTTEQILEEFGEYESMRATLEKDHTQGQDDALLDIYRKLRPGEPPTREAAQTLLENLYFNPKRYDLAKVGRYKVNKKLGADEPLDAGVLTSDDVIATIKYLVKLHAGETETVGESGRSIMVETDDIDHFGNRRIRNVGELIQNQVRTGLARMERVVRERMTTQDVEAITPQTLINIRPVVASIKEFFGTSQLSQFMDQNNPLSGLTHKRRLNALGPGGLSRERAGFEVRDVHPSHYGRMCPIETPEGPNIGLIGSLASYGRINAFGFIETPYRKVVEGQVTDEVDYLTADEEDRFVIAQANAPLSDELRFVENRVLVRRRGGEVDYVPGTDVDYMDVSPRQMVSVATAMIPFLEHDDANRALMGANMMRQAVPLIKSEAPLVGTGMEYRCATDAGDVLKAEKDGVVQEVSADYITVTNDDGTYTTYRIAKFMRSNQGTSVNQKVVVSEGDRVVADQVLADGPATENGEMALGKNLLVAFMPWEGHNYEDAIILSQRLVQDDVLSSIHIEEHEVDARDTKLGPEEITRDIPNVSEEVLADLDERGIIRIGAEVVAGDILVGKVTPKGETELTPEERLLRAIFGEKAREVRDTSLKVPHGEIGKVIGVRVFDREEGDELPPGVNQLVRVYVAQKRKITDGDKLAGRHGNKGVISKILPIEDMPFLEDGTPVDIILNPLGVPSRMNPGQVLEIHLGWLASRGWDVSGLGDEWAKRLQAIGADQVAPGTNVATPVFDGAREDEISGLFEATIPNRDGDRLVQPSGKAKLFDGRSGEPFPDPVSVGYMYILKLHHLVDDKLHARSTGPYSMITQQPLGGKAQFGGQRFGEMEVWALEAYGAAYALQELLTIKSDDVTGRVKVYEAIVKGENIPEPGIPESFKVLIKEMQSLCLNVEVLSSDGMSIEMRDTDEDVFRAAEELGIDLSRREPSSVEEV, encoded by the coding sequence TTGGCCGCCTCGCGCAACGCCTCGACCGCGAATACGAACAACGGTGCCAGCACCGCCCCGCTGCGCATCTCCTTTGCAAAGATCAAGGAGCCCCTCGAGGTTCCGAACCTCCTCGCGCTGCAGACCGAGAGCTTTGACTGGCTCCTCGGCAATGCCGCATGGAAGGCTCGCGTCGAGGCTGCTCTGGACAGTGGGCAGAACGTCCCGACCAAGTCCGGCCTGGAAGAGATCTTCGAGGAGATCTCGCCGATCGAGGACTTCTCCGGGTCGATGTCGCTGACTTTCCGCGACCACCGCTTCGAGCCCCCGAAGAACTCGATCGACGAGTGCAAGGAGCGCGACTTCACGTTCGCCGCCCCGCTCTTCGTCACCGCCGAGTTCACCAACAACGAGACCGGCGAGATCAAGTCCCAGACGGTCTTCATGGGCGACTTCCCGCTCATGACCAACAAGGGCACCTTCGTCATCAACGGCACCGAGCGTGTCGTCGTGTCGCAGCTGGTCCGCTCGCCGGGTGTCTACTTCGACTCCTCCATCGACAAGACGTCCGACAAGGACATCTTCTCCGCCAAGATCATCCCGTCCCGGGGTGCCTGGCTGGAGATGGAGATCGACAAGCGCGACATGGTCGGTGTCCGCATCGACCGCAAGCGCAAGCAGTCCGTCACCGTTCTCCTGAAGGCTCTCGGCTGGACGACCGAGCAGATCCTGGAGGAGTTCGGCGAGTACGAGTCCATGCGCGCCACCCTGGAGAAGGACCACACCCAGGGCCAGGACGACGCGCTGCTCGACATCTACCGCAAGCTGCGTCCGGGTGAGCCGCCCACCCGTGAGGCCGCTCAGACGCTGCTCGAGAACCTCTACTTCAACCCGAAGCGCTACGACCTCGCGAAGGTCGGCCGCTACAAGGTGAACAAGAAGCTCGGCGCCGACGAGCCGCTCGACGCCGGTGTGCTCACCAGCGACGACGTCATCGCGACGATCAAGTACCTGGTCAAGCTGCACGCCGGTGAGACCGAGACGGTCGGCGAGTCCGGCCGCTCGATCATGGTCGAGACCGACGACATCGACCACTTCGGCAACCGTCGTATCCGTAACGTCGGCGAGCTCATCCAGAACCAGGTCCGTACGGGTCTCGCCCGTATGGAGCGCGTCGTGCGCGAGCGCATGACCACCCAGGACGTCGAGGCGATCACGCCGCAGACCCTGATCAACATCCGGCCGGTCGTCGCCTCCATCAAGGAGTTCTTCGGCACCAGCCAGCTGTCCCAGTTCATGGACCAGAACAACCCGCTGTCGGGCCTGACGCACAAGCGTCGTCTCAACGCCCTCGGCCCGGGTGGTCTCTCCCGTGAGCGGGCCGGCTTCGAAGTCCGTGACGTGCACCCCTCGCACTACGGCCGCATGTGCCCGATCGAGACGCCCGAAGGCCCGAACATCGGTCTGATCGGCTCGCTGGCCTCCTACGGCCGGATCAACGCGTTCGGTTTCATCGAGACGCCGTACCGCAAGGTCGTCGAGGGCCAGGTCACCGACGAGGTCGACTACCTGACCGCCGACGAGGAGGACCGCTTCGTCATCGCGCAGGCCAACGCGCCGCTGAGCGACGAGCTCCGCTTCGTCGAGAACCGCGTGCTGGTCCGCCGCCGTGGCGGCGAGGTCGACTACGTGCCCGGCACGGACGTCGACTACATGGACGTCTCGCCGCGCCAGATGGTGTCCGTCGCGACCGCGATGATCCCCTTCCTGGAGCACGACGACGCCAACCGTGCCCTCATGGGCGCGAACATGATGCGTCAGGCGGTGCCGCTGATTAAGTCGGAGGCCCCGCTCGTCGGCACCGGCATGGAGTACCGCTGCGCCACCGACGCCGGCGACGTGCTCAAGGCCGAGAAGGACGGTGTGGTCCAGGAGGTCTCCGCGGACTACATCACCGTGACCAACGACGACGGCACGTACACCACGTACCGCATCGCCAAGTTCATGCGCTCCAACCAGGGCACCTCGGTCAACCAGAAGGTTGTCGTCTCCGAGGGCGACCGGGTCGTCGCCGACCAGGTCCTCGCCGACGGTCCGGCCACCGAGAACGGTGAGATGGCCCTCGGCAAGAACCTGCTCGTGGCGTTCATGCCGTGGGAGGGTCACAACTACGAGGACGCGATCATCCTGTCGCAGCGCCTCGTGCAGGACGACGTCCTCTCCTCGATCCACATCGAGGAGCACGAGGTCGACGCCCGTGACACCAAGCTCGGCCCGGAGGAGATCACCCGGGACATCCCGAACGTCTCCGAGGAGGTCCTCGCCGACCTCGACGAGCGCGGCATCATCCGTATCGGTGCCGAGGTCGTCGCCGGTGACATCCTCGTCGGCAAGGTCACGCCCAAGGGTGAGACCGAGCTGACCCCCGAGGAGCGCCTGCTCCGCGCGATCTTCGGTGAGAAGGCGCGCGAGGTGCGCGACACCTCGCTGAAGGTGCCGCACGGTGAGATCGGCAAGGTCATCGGCGTCCGCGTCTTCGACCGCGAAGAGGGTGACGAGCTGCCGCCGGGCGTGAACCAGCTGGTCCGCGTCTACGTCGCGCAGAAGCGCAAGATCACCGACGGTGACAAGCTCGCCGGCCGTCACGGCAACAAGGGCGTCATCTCGAAGATCCTGCCGATCGAGGACATGCCGTTCCTGGAGGACGGCACCCCGGTCGACATCATCCTCAACCCGCTGGGTGTCCCGTCCCGAATGAACCCGGGACAGGTCCTGGAGATCCACCTCGGCTGGCTCGCCAGCCGCGGCTGGGACGTCTCCGGCCTCGGTGACGAGTGGGCCAAGCGCCTGCAGGCCATCGGCGCCGACCAGGTCGCCCCCGGCACCAACGTCGCCACCCCCGTCTTCGACGGTGCGCGCGAGGACGAGATCTCCGGTCTCTTCGAGGCCACGATCCCGAACCGCGACGGCGACCGCCTGGTGCAGCCCTCCGGCAAGGCCAAGCTGTTCGACGGCCGCTCCGGCGAGCCGTTCCCGGACCCGGTCTCGGTCGGCTACATGTACATCCTCAAGCTGCACCACCTCGTCGACGACAAGCTGCACGCTCGTTCGACGGGTCCGTACTCCATGATCACCCAGCAGCCGCTGGGTGGTAAGGCTCAGTTCGGTGGTCAGCGATTCGGTGAGATGGAGGTGTGGGCCCTTGAGGCATACGGCGCCGCATACGCCCTCCAGGAGCTCCTGACGATCAAGTCCGACGACGTGACCGGCCGCGTGAAGGTCTACGAGGCCATCGTCAAGGGCGAGAACATCCCCGAGCCCGGGATCCCCGAGTCCTTCAAGGTGCTCATCAAGGAAATGCAGTCGCTCTGCCTCAACGTGGAGGTGCTGTCCTCGGACGGCATGTCCATCGAGATGCGCGACACGGACGAGGACGTCTTCCGCGCGGCGGAGGAGCTCGGTATCGACCTGTCCCGGCGCGAGCCGAGCAGCGTCGAAGAGGTCTGA
- the rplL gene encoding 50S ribosomal protein L7/L12 → MAKLSQDDLLAQFEEMTLIELSEFVKAFEEKFDVTAAAAVAVAGPAGPGAVAEAVEEKDEFDVILTGAGEKKIQVIKVVRELTSLGLKEAKDLVDGTPKPVLEKVAKEAAEKAAESLKAAGASVEVK, encoded by the coding sequence ATGGCGAAGCTGTCCCAGGACGACCTGCTCGCGCAGTTCGAAGAGATGACCCTCATCGAGCTCTCCGAGTTCGTGAAGGCCTTCGAGGAGAAGTTCGACGTCACCGCCGCCGCGGCCGTCGCCGTCGCCGGTCCGGCCGGCCCGGGCGCCGTTGCCGAGGCCGTCGAGGAGAAGGACGAGTTCGACGTCATCCTCACCGGCGCCGGCGAGAAGAAGATCCAGGTCATCAAGGTCGTGCGTGAGCTGACCTCGCTGGGTCTGAAGGAGGCCAAGGACCTCGTCGACGGCACCCCGAAGCCGGTCCTCGAGAAGGTCGCCAAGGAGGCCGCCGAGAAGGCTGCCGAGTCCCTCAAGGCCGCCGGCGCTTCCGTCGAGGTCAAGTGA
- the rplJ gene encoding 50S ribosomal protein L10 — MARPDKAAAVAELADQFRSSNAAVLTEYRGLTVAQLKTLRRSLGENAQYAVVKNTLTKIAANEAGITSLDDQFTGPTAVAFITGDPVESAKGLRDFAKENPNLIIKGGVLDGKALSADEIKKLADLESREVLLSKLAGAFKGKQSQAASLFQALPSKFVRTAEALRVKLEEQGGAE, encoded by the coding sequence ATGGCAAGGCCCGACAAGGCTGCCGCGGTAGCCGAGCTCGCGGACCAGTTCCGCAGCTCGAACGCCGCTGTGCTGACCGAGTACCGGGGTCTCACCGTGGCGCAGCTCAAGACGCTGCGTCGTTCGCTCGGTGAGAACGCCCAGTACGCCGTGGTGAAGAACACGCTGACCAAGATTGCGGCCAACGAGGCCGGGATCACGTCGCTGGACGACCAGTTCACTGGTCCGACGGCGGTTGCCTTCATCACCGGTGACCCGGTGGAGTCGGCGAAGGGTCTTCGTGACTTCGCCAAGGAGAACCCGAACCTGATCATCAAGGGCGGTGTCCTTGATGGCAAGGCGCTGTCCGCCGATGAGATCAAGAAGCTTGCGGACCTCGAGTCCCGCGAGGTTCTGCTCAGCAAGCTGGCCGGTGCCTTCAAGGGCAAGCAGTCTCAGGCTGCTTCGCTCTTCCAGGCGCTGCCGTCGAAGTTCGTCCGCACCGCGGAGGCGCTTCGCGTCAAGCTCGAAGAGCAGGGCGGTGCCGAGTAA
- the rplA gene encoding 50S ribosomal protein L1: MKRSKNLRAADAKVDRSRNYAPLEAVRLAKDTASTKFDGTVEVAFCLGVDPRKADQMVRGTVNLPHGTGKTARVLVFATGDRAAAAEAAGADIVGADELIDEVAKGRLDFDAVVATPDLMGKVGRLGRVLGPRGLMPNPKTGTVTPDVAKAVNDIKGGKIEFRVDKHSNLHFIIGKVSFDDTKLVENYAAALEEILRLKPSAAKGRYIKKATLATTMGPGIPLDANRTRNLLVEEDPAAV, from the coding sequence GTGAAGCGCAGCAAGAACCTCCGCGCTGCGGACGCCAAGGTCGACCGGTCGCGCAACTACGCGCCGCTCGAGGCCGTCCGTCTCGCCAAGGACACCGCCTCCACCAAGTTCGACGGCACCGTCGAGGTCGCGTTCTGCCTGGGTGTCGACCCGCGCAAGGCCGACCAGATGGTCCGTGGCACCGTGAACCTCCCGCACGGCACCGGCAAGACCGCCCGGGTCCTGGTCTTCGCGACCGGTGACCGTGCTGCGGCCGCGGAAGCCGCGGGCGCCGACATCGTCGGCGCCGACGAGCTCATCGACGAGGTGGCGAAGGGCCGTCTGGACTTCGACGCCGTCGTCGCCACCCCGGACCTCATGGGCAAGGTCGGCCGCCTCGGCCGGGTGCTCGGTCCGCGTGGTCTGATGCCGAACCCGAAGACCGGCACCGTCACCCCCGATGTCGCGAAGGCTGTCAACGACATCAAGGGCGGCAAGATCGAGTTCCGCGTCGACAAGCACTCGAACCTGCACTTCATCATCGGCAAGGTCTCGTTCGACGACACCAAGCTGGTGGAGAACTACGCAGCGGCGCTGGAGGAGATCCTCCGTCTGAAGCCGTCCGCCGCCAAGGGCCGCTACATCAAGAAGGCCACCCTGGCCACCACGATGGGCCCCGGCATCCCGCTGGACGCCAACCGCACCCGTAACCTCCTCGTCGAGGAGGACCCGGCCGCCGTCTGA
- the rplK gene encoding 50S ribosomal protein L11 produces MPPKKKKVTGLIKLQINAGAANPAPPVGPALGQHGVNIMEFCKAYNAATESQRGMVVPVEITVYEDRSFTFVTKTPPAAKLILKAAGVEKGSGEPHKTKVAKLTAAQVREIATTKLPDLNANDLDAASKIIAGTARSMGITVEG; encoded by the coding sequence ATGCCTCCCAAGAAGAAGAAGGTCACGGGGCTTATCAAGCTCCAGATCAACGCTGGTGCGGCCAACCCGGCCCCGCCGGTCGGCCCCGCGCTCGGCCAGCACGGCGTCAACATCATGGAATTCTGCAAGGCCTACAACGCCGCGACCGAGTCGCAGCGTGGCATGGTCGTGCCGGTGGAGATCACGGTCTACGAGGACCGTTCCTTCACCTTCGTGACCAAGACTCCGCCGGCCGCGAAGCTGATCCTCAAGGCTGCGGGCGTGGAGAAGGGCTCCGGCGAGCCGCACAAGACCAAGGTCGCCAAGCTGACGGCTGCCCAGGTCCGTGAGATCGCCACGACGAAGCTCCCCGACCTGAACGCCAACGACCTCGACGCCGCGTCGAAGATCATCGCTGGCACCGCCCGTTCCATGGGCATCACGGTCGAAGGCTGA
- the nusG gene encoding transcription termination/antitermination protein NusG: MSDPNLNDAVEPTAGAFESAEDELDIVEAADAEEPDQAEAADDAAGEPAEQAALHVEDEEDEEEAAEADAESESDEDDEEEAEPAEPVDAVTALRDELRGLPGEWYVIHTYAGYEKRVKANLEQRAVSLNVEDFIYQAEVPEEEIVQIKNGERKNVRQNKLPGYVLVRMDLTNESWGVVRNTPGVTGFVGNAYDPYPLTLDEIVKMLAPEAEEKAAREAAEAEGKPAPARKVEVQVLDFEVGDSVTVTDGPFATLQATINEINADSKKVKGLVEIFGRETPVELSFDQIQKN; the protein is encoded by the coding sequence GTGTCTGACCCGAACCTGAACGACGCCGTCGAGCCGACGGCGGGCGCCTTCGAGTCCGCCGAGGACGAGCTCGACATCGTCGAGGCGGCGGACGCCGAGGAGCCGGACCAGGCCGAAGCTGCCGACGACGCCGCAGGTGAGCCCGCCGAGCAGGCCGCCCTGCACGTCGAGGACGAAGAGGACGAGGAAGAGGCCGCGGAGGCCGACGCCGAATCCGAGAGCGACGAGGACGACGAGGAAGAGGCCGAGCCGGCCGAGCCCGTCGACGCCGTCACCGCCCTGCGCGACGAACTGCGCGGCCTTCCCGGCGAGTGGTACGTCATCCACACGTACGCCGGTTACGAGAAGCGTGTGAAGGCCAACCTGGAGCAGCGCGCCGTCTCGCTCAACGTCGAGGACTTCATCTACCAGGCCGAAGTGCCCGAGGAAGAGATCGTCCAGATCAAGAACGGCGAGCGCAAGAACGTCCGCCAGAACAAGCTCCCGGGCTACGTCCTGGTGCGCATGGACCTGACGAACGAGTCCTGGGGCGTCGTCCGCAACACGCCCGGTGTCACCGGCTTCGTGGGCAACGCCTACGACCCTTACCCGCTGACCCTGGACGAGATCGTCAAGATGCTCGCCCCGGAGGCCGAGGAGAAGGCCGCCCGCGAGGCCGCCGAGGCCGAGGGCAAGCCGGCTCCGGCCCGCAAGGTCGAGGTCCAGGTGCTCGACTTCGAGGTCGGCGACTCGGTCACCGTCACCGACGGGCCGTTCGCGACGCTGCAGGCGACGATCAACGAGATCAACGCCGACTCGAAGAAGGTCAAGGGCCTCGTCGAGATCTTCGGCCGCGAGACCCCGGTCGAGCTGAGCTTCGACCAGATCCAGAAGAACTAG
- the secE gene encoding preprotein translocase subunit SecE — MTDAVGSIDMPDAEDEVPESRKKTRKGGKRGKKGPLGRLALFYRQIVAELRKVVWPTRSQLTTYTSVVIVFVVVMIGLVTVIDFGFQRVIKYVFG, encoded by the coding sequence GTGACGGACGCCGTGGGCTCCATCGACATGCCTGATGCCGAGGATGAAGTACCCGAGTCGAGGAAGAAGACCCGGAAGGGCGGCAAGCGCGGAAAGAAGGGCCCTCTGGGCCGCCTCGCGCTGTTCTACCGCCAGATCGTCGCCGAGCTGCGCAAGGTCGTCTGGCCGACTCGCAGCCAGCTGACGACATACACCAGTGTGGTGATTGTCTTCGTCGTCGTCATGATCGGTCTGGTTACCGTGATTGACTTCGGATTCCAGCGGGTCATCAAGTACGTCTTCGGCTGA
- a CDS encoding pyridoxal phosphate-dependent aminotransferase yields MSAATSPSERRVSARIGAISESATLAVDAKAKALKAAGRPVIGFGAGEPDFPTPGYIVEAAVEACRNPKYHRYTPAGGLPELKAAIAEKTLRDSGYEVDASQILVTNGGKQAIYEAFAAILDPGDEVIVPAPYWTTYPESIRLAGGVPVEVVADETTGYRVSVEQLEAARTERTKVVLFVSPSNPTGAVYSEADAEAIGRWAVEHGLWVLTDEIYEHLVYGDAKFTSLPAIVPELRDKCIVVNGVAKTYAMTGWRVGWIVGPKDVVKAATNLQSHATSNVSNVAQVAALAAVSGNLDAVAEMRTAFDRRRQTIVRMLNEIDGVLCPEPEGAFYAYPSVKELLGKEIRGKRPATSVELAALILDEAEVAVVPGEAFGTPGYLRLSYALGDEDLVEGVSRLQKLLGEAKA; encoded by the coding sequence ATGAGCGCTGCAACTTCCCCCTCCGAGCGCCGGGTCTCCGCCCGCATCGGTGCCATCTCCGAATCCGCCACCCTCGCCGTCGACGCCAAGGCCAAGGCCCTCAAGGCCGCCGGCCGTCCGGTGATCGGCTTCGGTGCCGGTGAGCCCGACTTCCCGACCCCCGGCTACATCGTCGAGGCCGCGGTCGAGGCCTGCCGCAACCCGAAGTACCACCGCTACACCCCGGCAGGAGGGCTCCCGGAGCTCAAGGCCGCCATCGCGGAGAAGACGCTGCGCGACTCCGGCTACGAGGTCGACGCCTCGCAGATCCTGGTGACCAACGGCGGCAAGCAGGCCATCTACGAGGCGTTCGCCGCGATCCTCGACCCGGGCGACGAGGTCATCGTCCCCGCCCCGTACTGGACCACCTACCCCGAGTCGATCCGGCTGGCCGGCGGTGTCCCGGTGGAGGTCGTGGCCGACGAGACCACCGGCTACCGGGTCTCCGTCGAGCAGCTGGAGGCGGCGCGCACCGAGCGCACGAAGGTCGTCCTGTTCGTCTCGCCCTCGAACCCGACCGGTGCCGTGTACAGCGAGGCCGACGCCGAGGCGATCGGCCGCTGGGCCGTCGAGCACGGCCTGTGGGTGCTGACCGACGAGATCTACGAGCACCTGGTCTACGGCGACGCGAAGTTCACCTCGCTGCCCGCGATCGTGCCCGAGCTGCGTGACAAGTGCATCGTGGTCAACGGCGTCGCCAAGACGTACGCGATGACCGGCTGGCGGGTGGGCTGGATCGTCGGCCCGAAGGACGTCGTCAAGGCCGCGACCAACCTCCAGTCGCACGCCACGTCCAACGTCTCCAACGTGGCCCAGGTCGCCGCGCTGGCCGCCGTCTCCGGGAACCTGGACGCGGTCGCCGAGATGCGTACCGCCTTCGACCGGCGTCGGCAGACCATCGTCCGGATGCTCAACGAGATCGACGGGGTGCTGTGCCCGGAGCCCGAGGGCGCGTTCTACGCGTACCCCTCGGTGAAGGAGCTGCTCGGCAAGGAGATCCGCGGCAAGCGCCCGGCCACCTCGGTCGAGCTGGCGGCGCTGATCCTGGACGAGGCCGAGGTCGCGGTCGTACCGGGCGAGGCCTTCGGTACGCCGGGCTACCTGCGGCTGTCCTACGCGCTGGGCGACGAGGACCTCGTCGAGGGCGTGTCGCGGCTCCAGAAGCTGCTGGGCGAGGCCAAGGCGTAG
- a CDS encoding adenosine deaminase: protein MERDVRLLPKAHLHLHFTGSMRPTTLLELADKYGVRLPDALTSGEPPSLRATDERGWFRFQRLYDIARSCLRAPEDIQRLVRETAQEDVADGSGWLEIQVDPTSYAPLLGGLIPAIEIILDAVDSASRETGLPIRVVIAANRMKHPLDARTLARLAVRYVDRGVVGFGLSNDERRGMARDFDRAFAIAREGGLLAAPHGGELSGPSSVRDCLDDLDAARIGHGVRAAEDPRLLRTLAERQVTCEVCPASNVALGVYEKPADVPLRKLFEAGVPMALGADDPLLFGSRLAAQYDLVRRHHAFTDEELAELARQSVRGSAAPAPVRDRLLAGVDDWLAKPAG, encoded by the coding sequence ATGGAGCGTGATGTACGGCTGTTGCCCAAGGCCCACCTGCACCTGCATTTCACCGGGTCGATGCGGCCGACGACCCTGCTCGAACTCGCCGACAAGTACGGCGTGCGTCTGCCGGACGCCCTGACCAGTGGCGAGCCACCCAGTCTGCGGGCCACGGACGAGCGCGGATGGTTCCGCTTCCAGCGGCTCTACGACATCGCCCGGTCCTGTCTCAGGGCCCCCGAGGACATTCAGCGGCTGGTCCGCGAGACGGCCCAGGAGGACGTCGCGGACGGCTCCGGCTGGCTGGAGATCCAGGTCGACCCCACCTCTTACGCGCCGCTGCTCGGCGGGCTCATCCCGGCGATCGAGATCATCCTGGACGCGGTGGACAGCGCGTCGCGCGAGACGGGGCTGCCGATCCGGGTGGTGATCGCGGCGAACCGGATGAAGCATCCGCTGGACGCCCGGACGCTCGCCCGGCTCGCGGTGCGGTACGTGGACCGGGGCGTGGTCGGATTCGGGCTCTCCAACGACGAGCGCCGCGGGATGGCCCGGGACTTCGACCGGGCCTTCGCCATCGCCCGCGAGGGCGGCCTGCTGGCGGCGCCGCACGGCGGTGAGCTGTCCGGCCCCTCCAGCGTGCGGGACTGCCTGGACGATCTCGACGCGGCCCGGATCGGGCACGGCGTACGGGCCGCCGAGGACCCGCGGCTGCTGCGCACGCTGGCCGAGCGCCAGGTGACCTGCGAGGTCTGCCCGGCGTCCAACGTGGCGCTGGGCGTCTACGAGAAGCCCGCCGACGTACCCCTGCGCAAACTGTTCGAGGCCGGGGTACCGATGGCGCTGGGCGCGGACGATCCGCTGCTCTTCGGTTCGCGGCTGGCCGCGCAGTACGACCTCGTGCGGCGCCATCACGCGTTCACGGACGAGGAGCTGGCCGAACTGGCGCGGCAGTCGGTACGGGGCTCCGCCGCGCCGGCCCCGGTGCGGGACCGGCTCCTGGCGGGCGTCGACGACTGGCTGGCGAAGCCCGCGGGGTAG
- a CDS encoding TetR/AcrR family transcriptional regulator gives MEQKPARVRIIDAAHQLMLTIGLARATTKEIARAAGCSEAALYKHFANKEELFVTVLKERLPRIDPLLKQLVATPGPGERTVEQNLTEIARRAALFYEQVFPIAASLYAEPRLKARHDDAMRELGTGPHMPLRGLDAYLRSEQAAGRVRTDADTYAAASLLLGACAQRAFAYEATEDGEPPQTLDEFAASMARTLMRGIGA, from the coding sequence ATGGAGCAGAAGCCGGCCCGCGTCCGCATCATCGACGCCGCCCATCAGCTGATGCTCACCATCGGCCTGGCCCGCGCCACCACCAAGGAGATCGCCAGAGCCGCAGGCTGCTCCGAGGCCGCGCTCTACAAGCACTTCGCGAACAAGGAAGAGCTGTTCGTCACCGTGCTCAAGGAACGGCTGCCCAGGATCGACCCGCTGCTGAAGCAGCTCGTGGCGACCCCGGGTCCGGGGGAGCGGACCGTCGAGCAGAACCTCACCGAGATCGCCCGCCGGGCCGCGCTCTTCTACGAGCAGGTCTTCCCGATCGCCGCCTCGCTGTACGCCGAGCCCAGGCTCAAGGCGCGCCACGACGACGCGATGCGGGAGCTCGGCACCGGCCCGCACATGCCCCTCAGGGGCCTGGACGCCTATCTGCGCTCCGAACAGGCCGCCGGCCGGGTCCGGACCGACGCGGACACCTACGCGGCCGCGTCGCTGCTGCTGGGAGCCTGCGCCCAGCGGGCCTTCGCCTACGAGGCCACGGAGGACGGAGAGCCGCCGCAGACCCTCGACGAGTTCGCCGCCTCCATGGCGCGGACGCTGATGCGGGGCATCGGGGCGTAA
- a CDS encoding NAD(P)-dependent oxidoreductase, translating to MRITVFGATGGVGQEIVRQAPAAGHEVTVVVRDPARLPVPLSEVQVHTVAHMDEPEALREAVAGRDAVLSALGSRGRKADGVAERLTGSVLAAMEAEGVRRLLVVSAAPVGPRPAGDPLLDRLVRKAVGAALKEVYADLTMMEAALARSATDWTSVRPPKLTNGPLTGKYRTAVGSTPRSGRTIARADVAHAMLALIDDPASVKQGVGVAY from the coding sequence ATGAGGATCACGGTGTTCGGCGCCACGGGCGGCGTCGGTCAGGAGATCGTCCGCCAGGCGCCGGCGGCGGGCCACGAGGTGACAGTGGTGGTCCGTGACCCGGCGCGGCTGCCCGTCCCGCTCTCCGAGGTGCAGGTGCACACGGTGGCGCACATGGACGAGCCGGAGGCGCTGCGCGAGGCGGTCGCGGGCCGGGACGCGGTGCTCTCGGCGCTCGGCTCGCGCGGCCGGAAGGCGGATGGGGTCGCCGAGCGGCTCACCGGATCGGTGCTGGCGGCGATGGAGGCGGAGGGGGTGCGGCGGCTGCTGGTGGTCAGCGCGGCCCCGGTCGGCCCGCGGCCGGCCGGCGACCCGCTTCTGGACCGGCTGGTCCGCAAGGCGGTCGGGGCGGCCCTCAAGGAGGTCTACGCGGACCTGACGATGATGGAGGCCGCGCTGGCCCGCAGCGCGACGGACTGGACGTCCGTACGGCCGCCGAAGCTCACCAACGGGCCGCTGACGGGGAAGTACCGGACCGCCGTCGGCAGCACTCCGCGCAGCGGCCGGACCATCGCGCGGGCCGATGTGGCCCACGCGATGCTGGCGCTGATCGACGACCCGGCGTCGGTGAAGCAGGGCGTGGGTGTGGCGTACTGA